aatatctaTGTATCATACAATTTGTTTTGGCCAATGCGGTTACACCACCTGGAAATTGTGACATGGGCCTATGGACTGTGACTTTAATATTAATGGGAAATACTCAGAAACGAATATTGTTTTTGAGTAACTAAAATACGGATCcgaaaaaaatgtcatatcaTTGACCCACGAACGACTCGTGTTCGGTGATCCTCTCAAGATGTCTGGATGTAATCTGAATCGATAAGTCACAATAGTGTCACTTAGCATGCAAGTGTATCCTTTACCTTCCATTGTGTTCAAGATTTATGTCAGTTTAGAAAAGAAAGGTTGGATTATCGTGTCTGGCGAGTGGATTCAGAAGTGCTCAGCAGCCCGATGCTTTAACTAGGTGTAATTGGCAGTTTTGTGTCTTTAGGTTGCGACCGTGAGTGTCTCTGCTGTATTTTCTCATCTCatgtaaaatcatattaatgGGAACATCCACAAAGGAACTCTGTGTCCCAGGCCTCTaagctgctctgcacattaAAGTTAGGTTAAACCAATGACTTTAATCTTCTTGCTTTAAGGTATTCAGACCTCCCAGAAAGACTCCTAACTTCTCTGTGACGCTCTGAGAATCTACTTATTGTCAATGTCAGTtcactaatttaaaacaattgcgGGGATTTCGTGGCAGGCATTCTCGTCCTGTCTGACAAAGCCGCCGAACGGAAACATCTTTGGTACACATGTGAAAAGCTGCAGCTTAGAACTTTTGCTCAGGCTGTTGCTCgttactgttgtttttatacAGTCATAACAGACTGTTTTCCACATTAATCGCCTTCACACGTACTCTCGCAAAATTAAGACGTCTTAATGTCTTTCTGATGTTTATATAATGGGTTATGAGATTAGTTTTGTCcgaaaaatgcattcatgcattcagTTACAGTTTAGGAATCACCTTGAAATGAATGATTAAAGGGAAAGTGTAgttatatcattataattattatagttatatagtgcaatgtacaaaataaaattacttaaatataaagtaaatgtaaaaaatgctgggtgtgttttatgcttttataatatgtacatttattatttaaattattaaaatttatatatatatatatatatatatatatatatatatatatatatatatatatatatatatatatatatatatatataaaaccttatTCCCTCTTTTTCTCAGGCAGTCGCGAGGCCGCCTTTGTCTATGCCATTTCCTCAGCAGGTATGGTCTACACCTTGACCAGGGCCTGCAGTCAAGGTGAACTAGAAAACTGCTCCTGCGACCCTGGAAAAAAGGGCTCTTCTCGAGATGCCAAGGGAGCTTTCGACTGGGGTGGCTGCAGCGATCACGTTGACCATGCGATCAAGTTCACTCAGGTCTTCATAGACGCCAAGGAGAGGAAGGAGAGAGATGCACGAGCGCTCATGAACTTGCACAACAACCGTGCAGGGAGGAAGGTAACAACGCAGACAGCTGTTGAGACACATATTGAGAAATGAAAGCTCGACAAATAATGAGCCACGACAATTGCATGGCTCACACGATCAGAGACTAGTCAGTGGTTTACTCCAGACACCGTCTCTTTTTTGATTCACAGGCGGTGAAGCGCTTTATGAACCTTGAGTGTAAGTGTCATGGTGTCAGTGGCTCGTGCAATGTACGAACCTGCTGGTTAGCCATGGCAGACTTCAGGCAGACCGGTGACTATCTCCGCAAAAAGTACAACAATGCCATTCAGGTGGTGATGAACCAGTATGGAACCGGCTTCACTAGTGCCTACAGGATGTTCAAGAGGCCTACCAAAACTGACCTTGTCTATTTTGAAGACTCACCTGACTACTGTATATGGGACCATGATTCTGGTAAGTGTGCTGAGGGAAACCTTAaccttaaaattatattttgcccCTATCtagatgttttaaataatttttatttcataaatgtggtccaaaacaacactggtAAGTGTGCTAAGGGaaaccttaaaggaatagttcgcccaaaattgaaaattctctcatcatttactcaccctcatgtcattccaaacctgtatgaggctctttttaatgttgaacataaaaa
This region of Puntigrus tetrazona isolate hp1 chromosome 18, ASM1883169v1, whole genome shotgun sequence genomic DNA includes:
- the wnt2 gene encoding protein Wnt-2; the encoded protein is MNFLPSGICFYLSVAICWFTSRVDASWWYMGTLGSQVMCDNIPGLINKQRQLCRQHPKVMQAIGAGIKNWIGECQHQFRNHRWNCNTMAREHNLFGRLLHRSSREAAFVYAISSAGMVYTLTRACSQGELENCSCDPGKKGSSRDAKGAFDWGGCSDHVDHAIKFTQVFIDAKERKERDARALMNLHNNRAGRKAVKRFMNLECKCHGVSGSCNVRTCWLAMADFRQTGDYLRKKYNNAIQVVMNQYGTGFTSAYRMFKRPTKTDLVYFEDSPDYCIWDHDSGSVGTGGRVCNRTSRGADSCEVMCCGRGYDTSRVSRTTKCECKFHWCCAVHCRDCQEEVDVHTCKTQS